From the Pectobacterium carotovorum genome, one window contains:
- a CDS encoding LacI family DNA-binding transcriptional regulator: MKQKPITLNDVAEYAGVSYQTVSRVLNQAPHVSSRTRSKVEEAMAALSYTPNRVAQQLAGKTITTLGLVTTDLSLHAPSQIAAAIKSTASQLGINIVMSMLSRPDVNTCNNAVNDLLSQRVSGVIVNVPLSSDEVAHISQTCADTPVLFMDADPHTNILNVMFDPDHGARLAIAHLVQLGHQHIALLTGPMTSISARLRYEGWIAELEKQQLSPASVLHGDWSAASGYHQTLALLGQSLHVSAIVVANDQMALGVLRALHEYGLRVPEQMSVIGFDDTQDSAYYTPPLTTIRQDFRQLGKEGVTRLLATLRDPTQSTSLLLPTELIVRHSTAVHSSTHASLQELTKNLLDITRQLQRL, from the coding sequence ATGAAACAGAAACCCATAACACTAAATGATGTCGCCGAGTACGCAGGGGTTTCCTATCAGACGGTTTCCCGCGTGCTGAATCAGGCACCTCATGTTTCATCCCGCACTCGCAGTAAAGTCGAAGAGGCGATGGCGGCGCTTAGCTACACACCTAACCGCGTCGCACAGCAGCTGGCAGGGAAAACCATCACTACGCTGGGACTCGTTACCACCGATCTTTCACTGCACGCGCCTTCCCAAATTGCCGCAGCGATCAAGAGTACCGCCAGCCAGTTAGGTATTAACATCGTGATGTCCATGCTGAGCCGCCCGGATGTCAACACCTGCAATAACGCCGTTAACGACCTGCTTTCTCAGCGGGTCAGCGGTGTTATCGTGAATGTCCCGCTCTCATCGGATGAAGTTGCCCACATTAGCCAGACCTGTGCCGATACGCCCGTCCTGTTTATGGATGCCGATCCGCATACCAACATACTCAACGTCATGTTCGATCCCGATCACGGTGCACGCTTGGCCATCGCGCATCTGGTACAGTTGGGGCACCAACATATCGCTCTGCTGACGGGGCCGATGACCTCGATTTCCGCCCGCCTGCGTTATGAAGGTTGGATCGCCGAGCTGGAAAAACAGCAACTCTCCCCTGCTTCGGTGCTGCACGGAGATTGGAGCGCCGCTTCCGGTTACCACCAGACGCTGGCCCTGCTGGGGCAATCTCTGCACGTATCCGCCATTGTTGTGGCGAACGATCAAATGGCGCTTGGCGTTCTGCGCGCACTACACGAGTATGGCCTTCGCGTGCCGGAGCAGATGTCAGTCATCGGCTTTGACGATACTCAGGACAGCGCGTATTACACCCCGCCACTGACAACCATTCGCCAGGATTTCAGACAATTAGGTAAAGAAGGCGTCACCCGCTTGCTCGCTACGCTGCGCGATCCTACCCAGAGTACGTCACTGCTGTTGCCCACCGAACTGATCGTGCGCCATAGCACCGCTGTGCATTCATCAACACATGCCTCCTTGCAAGAGCTCACCAAAAACCTGTTGGACATTACACGCCAGCTCCAGAGGCTGTAA
- a CDS encoding beta-galactosidase: MSDTVLPYPVRHSATLQDILARRDWENPACTHYQRLPAHPPFNSWRSVAAAQQDEPSQRLRRLNGEWTFSYFTRPEAVPESWLQQDLPDSDTIPVPSNWQLQGYDAPIYTNVKYPIPVNPPYVPKDNPTGCYSLTFKINHDWISSGQTRIIFDGVNSAFYLWCNGHWVGYSQDSRLPAEFDIGRYLTTGENRLAVMVLRWSDGSYLEDQDMWRMSGIFRDVTLLHKPTVHLSDIQLTTPLSADFRHGTLEVQVRATLTDAESNNHRARVQLWRGNKLIDDTRQAFGSDIVDERGAYHNKAFLRIDVPQPDLWSAELPHLYRAVISLETAEGELVEAEAYDVGFRKVEIRSGLLLLNGQPLLIRGVNRHEHHPQHGQVMDEDTMRRDIMLMKQHNFNAVRCSHYPNHPLWYRLCDRYGLYVVDEANIETHGMQPMNRLSDDPVWLPAYSERVSRMVQRDRNHPCIIIWSLGNESGYGANHDALYQWIKRHDPTRPVHYEGGGANSRATDIVCPMYARVDEDQPFPSVPKWSITKWISMPDEHRPLILCEYAHAMGNSLGGFARYWQAFRQYPRLQGGFIWDWVDQALTRYDEQGNAYWAYGGDFGDMPNDRQFCLNGLLFPDRTPHPSLYEAQRAQQYIQFAWRAESPYELRVTSEYLFRHTDNEQLNWCITLGDKTLAEGSLPLTLAPQATQTLTLLEALPAVERSGELWLNVEVVQPKATAWSEANHRCAWDQWQLPVPLRLPDASCSGQKNAPVLRSSDAYFDIVQGEQHWRFNRQSGWLEQWWTADTPALLTPLQDQFVRAPLDNDIGISEVDRIDPRAWAERWKSAGLYQLQTQCVTIQADQLADAVHIVTEHVFRHAGQVLLQSKKRWRIDAHGTVTVDVDVDVATVLPSLARVGLSCQLADVAPQVSWVGLGPHENYPDRQLAAQHGHWSLPLDDLHTPYIFPSENGLRCDTRTLTYGKWTITGNFHFGLSRYGLTQLMTCTHHHLLEKEKGVWLNLDGFHMGIGGDDSWSPSVHRDDLLTATHYHYRVALQHHQPY; encoded by the coding sequence ATGAGCGATACCGTTTTACCGTATCCAGTACGCCATAGCGCCACGCTGCAAGACATCCTTGCCCGACGCGATTGGGAAAACCCAGCCTGCACTCACTATCAGAGGCTTCCTGCGCATCCGCCGTTTAACAGCTGGCGCAGCGTGGCTGCCGCACAGCAGGATGAACCTTCTCAGCGGCTGCGTCGCCTGAATGGCGAATGGACGTTTAGCTATTTCACTCGCCCAGAAGCCGTGCCGGAAAGCTGGTTACAGCAGGATCTGCCTGATTCCGATACCATTCCGGTTCCTTCGAACTGGCAGTTACAGGGCTATGACGCTCCGATTTATACCAACGTAAAATACCCGATCCCCGTCAATCCGCCTTATGTGCCAAAAGACAACCCCACCGGTTGTTACTCGCTCACTTTTAAGATCAATCACGACTGGATCAGCAGCGGGCAAACCCGGATTATCTTTGATGGTGTTAACTCCGCGTTTTATCTGTGGTGTAACGGTCACTGGGTGGGATATTCGCAGGATAGCCGCCTGCCTGCGGAGTTTGATATCGGCCGCTATCTGACGACCGGAGAGAATCGGCTGGCCGTCATGGTGTTACGCTGGTCTGACGGCAGCTACCTGGAAGATCAGGATATGTGGCGTATGAGCGGTATTTTCCGCGATGTCACACTTCTGCATAAACCGACGGTTCACCTCAGCGATATCCAACTGACTACCCCGCTCAGCGCCGATTTCCGCCACGGCACGCTAGAGGTTCAAGTGAGGGCAACGCTCACCGACGCTGAATCCAATAACCATCGCGCCCGCGTACAGCTTTGGCGTGGTAATAAACTCATCGACGACACACGACAGGCGTTCGGCAGCGATATTGTCGATGAACGCGGTGCCTACCACAATAAGGCCTTTCTCCGTATTGACGTGCCACAGCCTGACCTGTGGAGCGCCGAACTGCCGCACCTATATCGCGCCGTCATCTCATTGGAAACAGCGGAAGGCGAGCTCGTAGAAGCAGAAGCCTATGATGTCGGTTTCAGAAAAGTGGAAATCCGCAGCGGCCTGCTGTTGCTGAACGGTCAACCGCTGCTGATCCGCGGCGTTAACCGCCATGAGCATCACCCGCAGCACGGCCAGGTCATGGATGAAGACACGATGCGGCGCGATATTATGCTGATGAAACAGCATAACTTTAACGCCGTACGCTGCTCACATTATCCCAACCATCCGCTGTGGTATCGGCTGTGCGATCGCTACGGCTTGTATGTTGTGGATGAAGCGAACATTGAGACACACGGCATGCAGCCAATGAACCGTCTGTCTGACGATCCTGTCTGGCTGCCAGCCTACAGCGAACGCGTATCGAGAATGGTACAGCGCGACCGCAATCATCCCTGCATCATTATCTGGTCATTGGGTAACGAATCCGGCTACGGCGCAAATCATGACGCACTCTACCAGTGGATCAAACGCCACGATCCGACGCGTCCCGTGCATTACGAAGGCGGCGGCGCGAATAGTCGTGCGACCGATATTGTATGCCCCATGTACGCCCGCGTTGATGAAGATCAGCCATTCCCCAGCGTGCCCAAATGGTCGATCACCAAATGGATCAGCATGCCGGACGAACATCGCCCACTTATCCTCTGCGAGTATGCGCACGCGATGGGCAACAGTTTGGGAGGATTCGCCCGCTACTGGCAGGCATTCCGTCAATACCCTCGGTTACAGGGTGGATTTATCTGGGACTGGGTCGATCAGGCGCTGACCCGCTACGACGAACAAGGTAATGCCTACTGGGCATACGGCGGAGATTTTGGCGACATGCCTAACGATCGCCAGTTCTGCCTGAATGGTCTGCTTTTTCCCGATCGCACCCCGCATCCCAGCCTGTATGAAGCCCAGCGGGCGCAGCAATACATTCAATTCGCCTGGCGGGCTGAATCACCGTATGAGCTGCGTGTCACCAGCGAATACCTGTTTCGCCATACGGACAATGAGCAGTTGAACTGGTGCATCACGCTGGGCGATAAAACGCTCGCAGAAGGTTCGCTGCCGCTGACGCTCGCGCCGCAGGCCACCCAGACTCTCACGCTGCTGGAGGCGCTTCCCGCCGTCGAACGTTCAGGGGAGCTTTGGCTCAATGTTGAAGTCGTACAGCCCAAAGCCACCGCCTGGTCAGAGGCAAACCACCGCTGTGCCTGGGATCAATGGCAGCTTCCTGTGCCACTTCGTCTTCCCGATGCCTCCTGTTCCGGACAGAAGAACGCCCCCGTTCTGAGATCGTCCGATGCGTACTTCGATATCGTTCAGGGCGAACAACACTGGCGCTTTAACCGCCAGAGCGGCTGGCTGGAACAGTGGTGGACAGCTGACACGCCAGCGCTGTTAACCCCGTTGCAAGATCAGTTTGTCCGGGCACCGCTGGATAACGACATCGGTATCAGCGAAGTGGATCGCATCGATCCGCGTGCCTGGGCCGAACGCTGGAAATCGGCCGGGCTTTATCAATTACAGACGCAGTGTGTAACCATTCAGGCTGACCAACTCGCCGATGCCGTGCACATTGTCACCGAGCACGTATTCCGCCATGCAGGACAGGTTCTGCTACAGAGTAAAAAACGCTGGCGGATTGATGCACACGGCACGGTGACCGTTGATGTCGATGTCGATGTCGCCACCGTACTACCGTCATTAGCCAGAGTGGGCTTGAGCTGCCAGCTAGCCGACGTGGCACCTCAGGTCAGTTGGGTCGGGCTTGGGCCACATGAAAATTACCCAGACCGACAGCTGGCTGCACAGCATGGACACTGGAGCCTGCCGCTAGATGACCTTCATACGCCCTACATTTTCCCGTCAGAAAACGGGCTGCGCTGCGACACTCGCACGCTGACGTACGGCAAATGGACAATCACTGGAAATTTCCACTTCGGGTTAAGCCGCTATGGGTTAACGCAGTTAATGACGTGTACTCACCATCATTTATTAGAAAAGGAAAAAGGCGTTTGGCTCAATCTGGATGGCTTCCATATGGGAATTGGCGGCGATGATTCCTGGAGCCCTAGCGTTCATCGCGATGATTTACTCACGGCGACACATTATCACTATCGCGTCGCTCTTCAACATCACCAACCGTATTGA
- the fbpC gene encoding ferric ABC transporter ATP-binding protein, whose protein sequence is MITLNTEKSFVELKHITKRFGNNTVIDDLNLAIPQGKMVTLLGPSGCGKTTVLRAVAGLEKPTEGQIFIDGEDVTERSIQQRDICMVFQSYALFPHMSLGENIGYGLKMLGRPKAEINQRVKEALALVDLEGFEDRYVDQISGGQQQRVALARALILKPKVLLFDEPLSNLDANLRRSMREKIRELQQQFNITSLYVTHDQSEAFAVSDMVLVMNKGKIMQLGAPQELYRQPASRFMASFMGDANIFPATFTADSVNIYGYLIPRPQGFAAGLSESTVGIRPEAITLSHQGEESQRCTITQVAYMGPQYEVQVDWHGQSMLLQVNATQLQPNPGDSYYLQIHPYGMFVLSEQ, encoded by the coding sequence GTGATTACCTTGAATACTGAAAAAAGCTTTGTCGAACTGAAGCACATCACTAAACGCTTCGGCAACAACACCGTCATTGATGATTTGAATCTGGCGATCCCTCAGGGAAAAATGGTCACGCTGCTGGGGCCGTCTGGCTGCGGTAAAACCACGGTACTCCGGGCCGTTGCCGGTCTGGAAAAGCCGACAGAAGGCCAGATTTTCATCGATGGTGAAGACGTCACCGAGCGCTCCATTCAGCAGCGCGATATCTGCATGGTGTTCCAGTCTTACGCCCTCTTCCCACACATGTCGCTGGGGGAAAACATCGGCTACGGGCTGAAAATGCTCGGTCGCCCGAAGGCAGAAATCAATCAACGCGTAAAAGAAGCGCTGGCGCTGGTCGATCTGGAAGGATTTGAAGATCGCTACGTCGACCAGATTTCCGGCGGACAGCAACAGCGTGTCGCGCTGGCGCGTGCGCTGATTCTCAAACCTAAAGTCCTGCTGTTCGATGAGCCGCTGAGTAACCTTGACGCCAACCTGCGCCGCAGTATGCGTGAGAAAATCCGCGAGCTTCAGCAACAGTTCAATATCACTTCGCTGTATGTTACACACGATCAGAGCGAAGCCTTTGCGGTATCCGACATGGTTCTGGTAATGAACAAAGGCAAAATCATGCAGTTGGGCGCACCGCAGGAGCTCTACCGCCAGCCAGCCTCCCGTTTCATGGCCAGCTTCATGGGGGATGCCAATATCTTCCCTGCCACCTTCACGGCAGACAGCGTGAACATCTATGGCTATCTCATTCCGCGTCCGCAGGGCTTTGCCGCTGGATTAAGCGAATCGACCGTTGGTATTCGCCCGGAAGCCATTACGCTCAGCCATCAGGGCGAAGAAAGCCAGCGCTGCACCATCACGCAGGTCGCTTACATGGGGCCGCAGTACGAAGTGCAGGTGGACTGGCACGGTCAGTCGATGCTGTTGCAGGTTAACGCGACCCAGCTTCAGCCGAATCCGGGCGACAGCTACTATCTGCAAATCCACCCTTACGGCATGTTTGTGTTGTCCGAGCAGTAA
- a CDS encoding MFS transporter codes for MYYLHNKNFWIFGLFFFFYFFIMGAYFPFFPIWLHDINQISKSDTGIIFACISFFALLFQPIFGLLSDKLGLRKHLLWIITIMLVFFAPFFIYVFGPLLKYNIVLGSIVGGIYLGFINNGGAPAIEAYIEKVSRRSQFEFGRARLFGCLGWALCASIVGIMFTINNQFVFWLGSACAVILAILLLLAKPEVSSSAIVADQVGSNQKPFSLKMAAELLKERKIWFLTLYVVGVSCTYDVFDQQFANFFTSFFETRQEGTRVFGYVTTLGELLNATIMFFAPLIVNRIGGKNALLIAGTIMSVRIIGSAFASSVLEVIVLKTLHMFEVPFLIVGCFKYITTVFEVRFSATIYLVCFCFFKQISIIFMSIFAGNMYDSIGFHGTYLILGGIALSFTAISLFTLSGKGPLYAFSDKQKAPLNTL; via the coding sequence ATGTACTACCTACATAATAAGAATTTCTGGATATTCGGCCTGTTTTTCTTTTTCTACTTCTTCATCATGGGGGCTTACTTTCCGTTCTTCCCTATTTGGCTTCACGATATCAACCAAATAAGTAAAAGTGATACGGGAATTATCTTCGCCTGCATTTCCTTTTTTGCCCTGCTATTTCAGCCTATATTTGGCTTGCTATCCGATAAATTAGGATTGAGAAAACACCTGCTGTGGATTATTACCATCATGCTCGTGTTTTTTGCCCCGTTCTTTATTTATGTTTTTGGCCCGTTGCTAAAATACAATATCGTATTAGGTTCTATCGTCGGCGGAATTTATCTGGGCTTTATCAACAACGGCGGCGCACCAGCCATTGAAGCCTATATCGAGAAAGTCAGCCGCCGCAGCCAGTTTGAATTTGGCCGTGCACGCCTGTTCGGCTGCCTCGGTTGGGCGCTCTGCGCGTCTATCGTCGGGATTATGTTTACCATCAATAACCAGTTTGTTTTCTGGCTTGGCTCAGCTTGCGCCGTCATCCTCGCCATCTTGCTGCTGTTGGCGAAACCGGAGGTCTCTTCCAGCGCTATCGTTGCCGATCAAGTTGGCTCCAATCAGAAACCCTTTAGCCTGAAAATGGCGGCCGAACTATTAAAAGAACGCAAGATCTGGTTCCTGACCCTCTATGTCGTCGGCGTATCGTGTACCTATGATGTGTTCGATCAGCAGTTTGCCAACTTCTTCACCTCATTTTTCGAGACTCGGCAGGAAGGCACAAGAGTATTTGGCTACGTCACTACGCTGGGTGAATTGCTTAATGCCACCATCATGTTTTTTGCGCCGCTGATAGTAAACCGTATCGGCGGTAAAAACGCCCTGCTCATCGCCGGGACGATTATGTCCGTACGTATCATTGGATCCGCCTTTGCCAGTTCCGTACTGGAAGTGATTGTGCTGAAAACGCTGCACATGTTTGAAGTGCCGTTCCTGATTGTAGGCTGCTTCAAATACATCACCACGGTCTTTGAAGTCCGCTTTTCCGCGACGATTTATCTGGTGTGCTTCTGTTTCTTTAAACAGATATCAATCATTTTCATGTCCATCTTTGCTGGCAATATGTATGACAGTATTGGTTTTCATGGCACTTACCTGATTTTAGGCGGCATCGCCCTCTCCTTTACAGCGATATCCCTATTTACACTGTCAGGAAAAGGGCCGCTGTATGCGTTTTCTGATAAACAGAAAGCGCCGCTGAATACCCTCTAG
- a CDS encoding iron ABC transporter permease has translation MSHTLTLSPTPKRDPVFLWLALIAATFLLLPAWSLDYGLLDASRDELLAAYSWSSLNISLLWFLLPVGLLARPLLTPGREQRGRHRFDAAYALFCALFVVISATVEGRGMGYGTIALFVALSAIITLALSRLDWLGGDRFVIGSLISIIALIGVFILYPSIAIFIPMFTNDSGEFAPLAFMQILGQTHILRVIWNSFLLSVAVGIGCTFFGMVLAIYTSRIARRSAIIGRIFSILPIVTPPFVVGLGVTLMMGRSGYMTELMVDWFGLTNTNWLYGFTGIWLAQVLAFTPMSFMILEGAMKTIHPSLEEASYTLRANRYQTFQRVFLPLLKPALANSFLIVIVQSLADFSNPLVLGGNFDVLATQIYFYITGAQLDYQSASTLGVVLLVFSLAVFCVQYLWIGKRSYVTISGKSSRGDVQPLPVSLVWIVSILLYVWIAFNVLLYGSIFYGSFTVNWGVDYTLTLANFSKLFGQGFSDGAWPSLLDTLLFAGIAAPITALFGLLIAYIVVRQQFYGKKAIEFTTMLCFAVPGTVAGVSYILAFNSAPVYLTGTAVIVIMSMVMRNVPVGIRAGIAGLGQLDKSLDEASLSLRAGSMRTVFYILLPLLRPAILSALIYSFVRAITTVSAIIFLVTPDTRVATSYILNRVEDGEYGMAIAYGSILIVVMLAIIFLFDYLVGEARVSRTKAKNNA, from the coding sequence ATGTCACACACACTAACTCTTTCACCGACGCCTAAGCGGGATCCCGTTTTCCTGTGGCTGGCGCTGATTGCGGCAACCTTTTTGCTGCTGCCAGCGTGGAGCCTGGATTACGGCCTGCTGGATGCCTCACGCGATGAACTGCTGGCAGCCTACAGCTGGTCAAGCCTGAATATCAGCCTGCTGTGGTTCCTGCTCCCAGTAGGGTTGCTGGCACGTCCACTGCTTACGCCCGGCCGGGAACAGCGTGGTCGCCACCGTTTTGATGCGGCTTACGCGTTGTTCTGTGCCCTTTTCGTGGTCATCAGTGCCACGGTTGAAGGTCGCGGAATGGGCTATGGCACCATCGCGCTGTTTGTCGCGCTGAGTGCGATTATTACGCTGGCGCTCTCTAGGCTTGACTGGCTGGGTGGCGATCGCTTCGTCATCGGCTCGCTCATTAGCATCATCGCGCTGATTGGCGTCTTTATTCTTTATCCCAGCATCGCTATCTTCATCCCGATGTTCACCAACGACAGCGGTGAATTCGCACCGCTGGCATTTATGCAGATTTTGGGTCAGACGCACATTTTACGGGTGATCTGGAACTCATTCCTGCTGTCGGTTGCCGTCGGTATCGGCTGTACTTTTTTCGGTATGGTGCTGGCGATCTACACCTCGCGCATCGCCCGCCGCTCCGCGATTATCGGCCGTATTTTCTCCATTCTGCCTATCGTTACGCCGCCGTTTGTCGTCGGGTTAGGCGTGACGCTGATGATGGGCCGTTCCGGTTACATGACCGAGCTAATGGTGGATTGGTTCGGACTGACGAACACCAACTGGCTGTACGGTTTTACCGGCATCTGGCTGGCGCAGGTGCTCGCCTTCACGCCAATGTCGTTTATGATTCTGGAAGGCGCGATGAAGACCATTCATCCGTCGCTGGAAGAAGCGTCGTACACCCTGCGTGCTAACCGCTACCAAACCTTTCAGCGGGTTTTCCTGCCCTTGCTGAAACCGGCGCTCGCTAACTCGTTCCTGATCGTGATCGTCCAGTCGCTGGCCGACTTCAGTAACCCGCTGGTGCTGGGCGGTAACTTCGACGTACTCGCCACCCAGATTTACTTCTACATCACCGGGGCACAGCTGGATTACCAGTCAGCCAGTACGCTCGGCGTTGTCCTGCTGGTATTCTCACTGGCCGTGTTCTGCGTGCAATATCTGTGGATCGGTAAACGCTCCTACGTGACGATTTCTGGTAAATCCTCTCGGGGTGATGTACAGCCGCTACCCGTTTCGCTGGTGTGGATCGTCAGCATCCTGCTCTATGTCTGGATTGCCTTTAACGTCCTGCTGTACGGCAGCATTTTCTACGGCAGCTTTACCGTTAACTGGGGCGTGGATTACACCCTGACGCTGGCAAACTTCAGCAAGCTGTTCGGGCAAGGCTTTAGCGACGGTGCCTGGCCTTCCCTGCTGGATACGCTGTTGTTCGCGGGCATCGCAGCACCGATTACGGCACTGTTCGGGCTACTTATCGCCTACATCGTGGTGCGTCAGCAGTTCTACGGCAAGAAGGCTATCGAGTTCACCACTATGCTGTGCTTTGCGGTGCCGGGCACGGTTGCCGGTGTGTCTTACATCCTGGCCTTTAACAGCGCGCCGGTTTACTTAACGGGAACGGCGGTGATCGTCATCATGTCGATGGTGATGCGTAACGTGCCGGTTGGTATCCGTGCGGGTATTGCCGGACTGGGACAGTTGGATAAATCGCTCGATGAGGCGTCGCTCAGCCTGCGTGCGGGTTCGATGCGCACGGTGTTCTATATTCTGCTCCCGCTGCTGCGTCCGGCCATTTTGTCTGCGCTGATTTACAGTTTCGTGCGCGCCATTACTACCGTCAGCGCCATTATCTTCCTGGTTACACCAGATACTCGCGTCGCCACGTCTTACATTCTTAACCGCGTGGAAGACGGTGAATACGGTATGGCGATTGCCTACGGTTCCATCCTGATTGTGGTCATGCTGGCCATTATTTTCCTGTTCGATTATCTGGTCGGTGAAGCGCGGGTTTCCCGCACCAAAGCCAAGAATAATGCCTAA